One genomic region from Fusarium keratoplasticum isolate Fu6.1 chromosome 14, whole genome shotgun sequence encodes:
- a CDS encoding Methyltransf-25 domain-containing protein, translating to MTVATPAHNAGSIRFTPIVLFIYDLYVIRVSAPLIWRCSVQKHLRPLFSKNFSQRHVDIGVGNGYFPIRAIRDLGRKAKDQHLTLVDLSQASLSAAKQGILSRHPDIDIRTVHADAGAPLPASLENEKFNSASLSLIMHHMPGPTLSKSKAIRNAKSLLAKDGTLVGSTILGKVWEKTEKGYQVKAGQKPGRVATFALGFYNKRGVFDNYEEDPNVFEKVLREEFEEVETRIVGMIFIFRAAKPRKQ from the coding sequence ATGACAGTCGCAACACCGGCTCACAATGCCGGATCGATACGCTTTACTCCTATCGTCTTGTTCATATACGACCTTTACGTCATACGAGTCTCAGCTCCTCTCATCTGGCGCTGCTCAGTGCAGAAACACCTACGTCCCTTGTTCTCCAAGAACTTCTCTCAAAGACACGTGGATATTGGTGTTGGCAATGGTTACTTTCCAATCAGAGCCATCCGAGACCTGGGTcgaaaggccaaggaccAGCATCTGACTCTGGTCGACTTGAGTCAAGCCTCTCTCAGCGCGGCGAAACAGGGGATTCTATCTCGTCATCCAGATATTGATATTCGCACCGTTCATGCCGACGCGGGAGCACCGCTTCCCGCTTCGCTTGAAAATGAGAAGTTTAACTCtgcttctctctccctcatcaTGCACCACATGCCCGGGCCAACTTTGTCCAAGTCCAAAGCAATCAGGAACGCCAAGAGCCTTCTGGCGAAGGATGGCACACTGGTTGGATCTACAATCCTAGGCAAGGTTTGGGAGAAGACGGAAAAGGGGTATCAGGTCAAGGCTGGGCAGAAGCCGGGCCGGGTTGCCACATTTGCTTTGGGTTTCTACAACAAGAGAGGGGTTTTTGACAACTACGAGGAAGACCCCAACGTATTTGAGAAAGTATTGAgggaggagtttgaggaggtcgagaccCGAATTGTGGGTATGATATTTATATTCAGGGCTGCAAAGCCCCGAAAACAGTGA
- a CDS encoding Carrier domain-containing protein, which produces MSNDSIDVSTSGKVRRPGTADSGVSMSNGHFLDEHQQNGHTQQPASSDIAICGIGLRLPGGIRNCDDYWDLLYHGVDARIPVPSSRYNLEGFDDSLGGKDSVKVKHGYFLDEDLSCLDTSFFTFTKAELEKADPQQRLLLEVTRECLEDAGEVNYRGQQLGCYIGTFGDDWLMMSTKAPQQGGVHAVTGHGDLMMANRVSFEYDFRGPSMVIKTGCSASTIALHEACRAIQRGDASGAVVGGASMITTPALTATMSAGELLAPDGSCKTFDASADGYARAEAITAIYIKPLADALRDGNPVRAIIKGTSTNCDGKSVSLVTPNGVAQEALMRKAYRDAGLDPRETAFVECHGTGTPTGDPIETTAVGKVFGENGIYITSVKPNLGHSEGSAGLSSVIKCVLALEHKIIPPNIKFINPNPKIPFAEYNLTVPVKPTPFPSHRKQRVSIDSFGIGGSNAHVILEGYTPYSNGTVQSNGTAQSNGTARDNGHDVLQDPGPSMGQPPKLELLLLSANTEVSLQQQIKNHQEWFLQHPESISNLTYTRAMHREHLPHRAYAILDGASVTETSGPMKALSDPLPLVMVFSGQGAQWPEMAKELIESDHAFHTDLLNMNAVLKRLSFPPTWNLIDELLKSPETSQVHKAELSQPLCTAVQVALFNKFATLGLTPTVVVGHSSGEIAAAYAAGFISMEEAITIAYYRGYVTTKQNLIGGMAAIGMGAVEVSEHLCDGVVLACENSPNSSTISGDADKVDQVVEAIKQKMPDMFARKLKVNMAYHSHHMVPLSTEYHDLLKSDLPGLSQDLPPTKAEMFSSVTTKLMDDSIRDPSYWVKNLTSPVRFSPAVLNLLAVKGESIFIEIGPHSTLAGPLRQTCSQASQPCHYVTTQSRGKDSVAAFLSAVGKLYQGGLEMDLAPMFSIGKAISGLPTYPWDHKESYWFESRISKAWRSRQYPDHCLLGSRILECTDAEPQWRNILHVEDEPWLVDHKLHEDIVFPFAGYVAMAGEAVRQLTHSPLGAGYRLRHVVAQTALLLSESAPTELMTSLQRHKLNDTEFSEWFEFSVSSYSGSNWVRHCTGQVSLLDTARTRNWMPEVLPRKVDVSRIYSRLASVGFIYGPSFRGLSNVTSAVSEELAFAQIINRDQQRHSPFTLHPATIDAGLQLLLVAQAKGLGRNLAQLCVPTAIEELEIGPGADVMDAKAWNMYGVEPCVEFTSGENLAFRASGIQFHALGDDETPETLDVHAAARLKWLPHFDFVDVSTLFTPPTSSEHDSRLYEELGLLLILETAERVRYLKPCQPHFARFRDWVNQQIGFAAAGSYKLVENPEKHVALSRAERLAKIEELTTLLLELPQRAIIIGMRRLFDNIDKIFTGEADTLDILLQDNILAEIYDVMTFDYSKFLRLLVHTRPNLRVLELGAGTGGTTETILRNIVDVHGVPAYSTYTFTDISAGFFPAAKERFAHASNLEFKVLDVSHDPLQQGFQESSYDLVIAANVLHATPRLQQTLSNILPLLKSGGMLVMTELCSVTRSLNYIFGNFSGWWLGEKDNRFDQPYVPVSRWDQELRAAGFSGADAVTFDAEEPHRRSAVIVAKKQPVQVSSPSSITLLCGNPEGEVAGKLATTLEERGWAIAKRRIGDDIPQDQDIISCLDLEANFFQDIPEEAFATFQQFARTVGSGRILWLTDPIQVECSNPRSAQTLGVARTLRSELGLNFYTLEVDSRENQFPTLVSQLFEKIVQDEDNENLEPDREFVINHGVICVGRYQPFPLLDEASPRSDQGQGEVMKKVDIDKPGMLETMDWRILPIPDMIPEDHVEIDVRAAGLNFRDVVYAMGLISSQSSNLSLGMEVSGTVRRLGSAVTGLNIGDRVMSFTYMGGFSTHVIVADHFVHKLPDSINFEEAATIQGCFATVVYALLDVGRLRKGMSVLIHSACGGVGLSAIQVSQMMGADIYATVGSEKKKDYLVETYNIPRERIFNSRDASFLDGVMQQTAGKGVDLVLNSLPGELLHASWKCVAKNGSLLELGKRDLAGFGQLDMSRFLDNRSYCGIDVMYMMKEQGIVLRDVLQRTLAFFEQGKLHPLEPITSFDAADIKQAFRYLQSGNHIGKVILKLPEDLSTLEARATAESIKFNPAAAYLLVGGSGGLGRSLAIWMAEHGARHLVFLSRSVTTNNPVSAELESMGCTVTMIRGSVNNLEDVKGAIEKSPAQIKGVFHLAMVQRDSPFLDMKWTDWRDANEPKVHGTWNLHEAFLGQPLDYFWLASSTVTVVDQPGQGNYKAGCTFIESFCQYRHSLGLPASVLSICPIEDVGFVAENPAALRSIKLQGLYTLGEKEFLDSVEASLVNSMAQTSQDTGNFTDVSSDSLSAWESKGHIIMGLRSELHLDNPKNPTNWRRDRRMGIYHNLAIGEASDARGESHSLKEFLQSLTDSDGAGILAEESTVDFLAVEIGRKINDFLLKPDTTIDTSLRLSEMGLDSLTAIELRRWFRQASGLQVSVLEMMGAASLRQLGETVAARLGEKVAAGLA; this is translated from the exons ATGAGTAACGATTCCATTGATGTCTCCACATCGGGGAAAGTCCGAAGGCCAGGCACAGCTGACTCTGGTGTGTCCATGTCCAATGGACACTTCCTCGATGAGCATCAGCAAAATGGACACACCCAACAACCGGCATCGTCCGATATAGCCATCTGCGGTATTGGACTGCGTCTTCCCGGAGGCATTCGCAATTGTGACGACTACTGGGATCTCCTTTACCATGGGGTAGATGCTCGTATCCCCGTTCCCAGCAGCCGTTACAACCTTGAGGGCTTTgacgacagcctcggcggcaaGGACTCGGTCAAGGTTAAGCACGGATATTTCCTCGACGAAGATCTATCATGTCTAGATACGTCGTTTTTCACATTCACCAAagctgagcttgagaaggcTGACCCACAACAACGATTGCTCCTTGAAGTCACTCGAGAGTGTCTTGAAGATGCTGGAGAGGTAAACTATCGCGGGCAGCAACTGGGCTGTTACATAGGAACATTTGGGGATGactggttgatgatgagcacGAAGGCGCCCCAACAAGGCGGTGTACACGCTGTTACTGGGCATGGCGACCTTATGATGGCCAACCGTGTTTCGTTCGAGTACGACTTTCGAGGTCCCAG TATGGTGATCAAAACTGGATGCTCAGCCTCAACAATCGCTCTTCATGAAGCATGTCGGGCCATCCAGAGGGGCGATGCATCGGGTGCGGTTGTTGGGGGTGCCAGCATGATCACTACTCCCGCTCTCACAGCTACCATGTCTGCAGGCGAGCTGCTTGCTCCAGATGGCTCCTGCAAGACATTCGATGCTTCAGCAGACGGATATGCTAGAGCCGAAGCCATCACAGCCATTTACATCAAGCCTCTCGCCGATGCCCTTCGTGATGGCAACCCGGTGAGGGCTATCATCAAGGGTACTTCCACAAATTGCGACGGGAAGAGCGTCAGTCTTGTTACTCCCAATGGAGTTGCACAAGAGGCTCTCATGAGGAAAGCTTACCGCGATGCTGGCTTGGATCCTCGAGAGACAGCATTCGTCGAG TGTCACGGTACTGGTACACCCACAGGCGATCCCATTGAAACCACGGCTGTGGGTAAGGTTTTCGGTGAGAATGGAATCTACATTACTTCGGTCAAGCCCAACCTGGGACATTCTGAAGGTTCCGCTGGGCTGTCTTCTGTGATCAAGTGTGTTCTCGCTCTCGAGCACAAGATCATTCCACCCAacatcaagttcatcaaccccaacccAAAGA TCCCCTTTGCAGAATACAACTTGACTGTTCCTGTCAAGCCAACTCCCTTTCCATCACACCGTAAACAGAGGGTCAGCATCGATTCATTTGGCATTGGCGGGAGCAACGCACAT GTCATCCTCGAGGGCTACACCCCTTATTCAAACGGCACAGTTCAGTCAAACGGCACTGCTCAGTCTAACGGCACTGCTCGTGACAATGGGCATGACGTGCTTCAAGACCCTGGTCCATCCATGGGTCAACCTCCAAAGCTAGAACTGCTTCTCTTGTCAGCCAACACAGAAGTCTCcctccagcagcagatcAAGAATCATCAAGAGTGGTTCTTGCAACACCCAGAGTCGATATCGAACCTCACATACACTCGTGCCATGCACAGAGAACACTTACCTCACAGAGCATATGCCATTTTGGACGGGGCCAGCGTCACTGAAACTTCCGGGCCCATGAAAGCACTGTCGGACCCGCTGCCATTGGTAATGGTTTTCAGTGGCCAAGGTGCACAATGGCCTGAAATGGCCAAGGAGTTAATCGAGAGCGATCATGCATTTCACACGGATCTGCTCAATATGAATGCAGTATTGAAACGGCTGAGTTTTCCGCCAACGTGGAACCTTATAG ATGAACTTCTTAAGTCGCCCGAGACTTCCCAAGTCCACAAGGCAGAACTTTCCCAGCCTCTATGCACAGCAGTGCAGGTGGCCTTGTTCAACAAATTTGCCACCCTGGGGCTCACGCCTactgttgttgttggccaCTCAAGCGGCGAGATCGCTGCTGCGTACGCCGCTGGTTTCATTTCAATGGAGGAAGCAATAACCATTGCCTATTACCGCGGCTATGTCACAACAAAGCAAAACCTGATCGGGGGCATGGCAGCCATTGGAATGGGCGCCGTTGAAGTGTCCGAACACCTGTGTGATGGAGTCGTCTTGGCTTGCGAGAACAGCCCCAACAGCTCCACCATCTCGGGTGAtgccgacaaggtcgaccAAGttgttgaggccatcaaaCAGAAGATGCCTGACATGTTTGCccgcaagctcaaggttAACATGGCGTATCATTCCC ACCACATGGTTCCCCTCAGTACCGAATATCACGATCTCCTCAAGTCTGACTTGCCGGGGCTGTCGCAAGATCTACCTCCAACGAAAGCCGAGATGTTCTCTTCGGTGACAACTAAGCTGATGGATGATTCCATTCGCGACCCCTCATACTGGGTGAAGAACCTCACGTCTCCAGTTAGGTTCTCTCCAGCGGTCTTGAACTTGCTGGCAGTCAAAGGTGAATCCATCTTCATTGAGATCGGTCCTCATTCTACGCTCGCTGGCCCCTTACGTCAGACTTGTTCTCAGGCATCCCAGCCGTGTCACTATGTGACAACCCAATCTCGCGGCAAGGACTCCGTTGCTGCATTCCTTTCCGCAGTGGGGAAGCTGTACCAAGGAGGACTCGAAATGGACCTGGCGCCCATGTTCTCCATTGGGAAAGCAATTTCGGGGTTGCCTACGTATCCATGGGATCACAAAGAATCATACTGGTTTGAAAGTCGCATATCCAAGGCATGGAGGAGTCGGCAGTATCCTGACCATTGTCTCCTGGGATCTCGTATCCTCGAATGCACTGACGCTGAACCGCAATGGCGGAACATTCTCCATGTTGAAGACGAGCCCTGGTTGGTTGATCACAAGTTGCACGAAGATATCGTGTTCCCTTTTGCCGGATACGTCGCTATGGCTGGCGAAGCTGTCAGGCAGCTTACTCACTCGCCTCTTGGCGCTGGATACCGTCTTCGACATGTCGTGGCACAGACAGCCCTTCTATTATCCGAGTCGGCTCCAACAGAGCTGATGACAAGTCTACAAAGACACAAGCTTAACGACACGGAATTCTCGGAATGGTTTGAGTTTTCTGTTTCGTCGTACAGCGGGTCAAACTGGGTGAGGCATTGCACTGGCCAAGTGAGCCTCCTCGACACCGCCAGGACTCGCAACTGGATGCCAGAAGTCCTTCCTCGCAAGGTCGATGTCTCCCGCATCTACAGTCGGTTGGCCAGTGTAGGTTTCATTTATGGGCCCTCATTCCGAGGACTGTCAAATGTCACATCAGCAGTCTCCGAAGAGCTTGCCTTCGCCCAGATCATCAACCGAGACCAACAGAGGCACTCCCCCTTTACGCTTCACCCAGCAACAATTGATGCCGGTCTTCAGTTACTCTTGGTCGCACAGGCGAAAGGTCTAGGGCGAAACCTAGCCCAACTTTGCGTACCGACTGCCattgaggagctcgagatTGGCCCAGGTGCAGATGTCATGGATGCCAAAGCATGGAATATGTATGGAGTCGAGCCATGCGTCGAGTTCACATCGGGTGAGAATTTGGCATTTCGGGCTTCCGGAATTCAATTCCATGCCCTAGGAGACGACGAGACCCCTGAAACACTCGACGTTCACGCTGCAGCAAGGTTGAAGTGGCTCCCACACTTTGACTTCGTCGATGTATCAACTCTTTTCACACCACCGACATCTTCCGAGCATGACTCTCGACTGTATGAAGAGCTAGGCTTGCTCCTCATTCTCGAAACGGCAGAGAGGGTCAGGTACCTTAAGCCCTGCCAGCCTCACTTCGCGAGGTTTCGAGACTGGGTCAATCAACAGATTGGATTTGCGGCAGCTGGAAGCTACAAGCTGGTCGAGAATCCTGAGAAGCATGTTGCTCTCTCAAGAGCCGAGAGActggccaagattgaggaACTTACTACCCTTCTACTGGAACTACCACAAAGAGCCATTATCATCGGCATGAGGCGTCTCTTCGATAACATTGACAAGATCTTTACGGGTGAAGCCGACACACTCGacatccttctccaagacaaCATCCTTGCCGAGATTTACGATGTCATGACGTTCGACTACTCCAAGTTCCTGCGCCTTTTGGTTCACACCAGGCCGAATCTGCGagtccttgagctcggagCAGGGACTGGTGGTACTACAGAGACCATTCTGCGGAACATTGTCGATGTCCATGGAGTACCGGCATATTCTACCTATACCTTTACCGATATATCCGCAGGGTTCTTCCCGGCTGCCAAAGAGCGTTTTGCGCATGCTTCTAACCTCGAGTTCAAAGTACTGGACGTGTCTCATGACCCGCTTCAGCAAGGCTTCCAAGAGTCGAGTTATGATCTCGTCATCGCAGCAAATGTTCTGCATGCAACACCTCGTTTGCAACAGACGTTGAGCAATATACTGCCTTTGCTCAAGTCGGGTGGAATGCTCGTGATGACAGAGTTGTGCAGCGTTACTCGGTCACTCAATTACATCTTTGGCAACTTTTCAGGGTGGTGGCTGGGAGAAAAAGACAATCGTTTCGACCAACCCTATGTCCCAGTATCACGATGGGATCAGGAGCTAAGAGCCGCCGGGTTCAGCGGAGCTGACGCTGTTACATTCGACGCCGAAGAACCACATCGACGTTCCGCCGTCATAGTGGCCAAGAAACAGCCTGTTCAGGTCTCCAGCCCATCTAGCATCACTCTACTATGCGGGAACCCCGAGGGAGAGGTTGCTGGCAAATTGGCTACTACACTTGAAGAAAGAGGTTGGGCCATTGCAAAGCGTCGTATTGGAGACGATATTCCCCAGGACCAGGACATCATTTCCtgtcttgatcttgaggcCAACTTCTTCCAAGATATCCCAGAGGAAGCGTTTGCCACTTTTCAGCAGTTCGCTAGGACTGTCGGCTCAGGCAGGATTCTTTGGTTGACAGACCCAATCCAGGTCGAGTGTTCAAATCCACGGTCTGCACAGACGCTGGGTGTAGCTCGTACTCTGCGCTCAGAACTTGGGCTCAACTTCTACACACTCGAGGTTGACAGCAGGGAGAACCAATTCCCTACTCTAGTCTCTCAGCTGTTCGAAAAGATCGTCCAGGACGAAGACAACGAGAACCTTGAGCCGGACAGGGAATTCGTCATCAATCACGGAGTCATCTGTGTTGGACGTTATCAACCCTTCCCATTGTTGGACGAAGCTTCCCCCAGATCggaccaaggtcaaggggaGGTGATGAAAAAGGTGGATATCGACAAACCGGGTATGTTGGAGACGATGGACTGGAGAATTCTCCCGATCCCAGACATGATTCCGGAGGATCACGTTGAAATCGATGTTCGTGCTGCTGGCCTCAACTTTCGAGACGTTGTTTACGCTATgggtctcatctcatcccaaTCCTCAAATCTTTCCCTGGGAATGGAAGTATCCGGCACAGTCAGGAGACTTGGAAGTGCCGTGACGGGCCTCAACATCGGCGATCGGGTCATGTCCTTCACCTACATGGGTGGCTTCTCCACGCACGTGATTGTCGCGGACCACTTCGTGCATAAACTTCCAGATTCCATCAACTTTGAGGAAGCAGCGACGATCCAGGGCTGCTTTGCAACTGTGGTCTACGCACTCCTTGATGTTGGAAGGCTACGCAAGGGAATGAGCGTACTGATACACTCAGcttgtggtggtgttggatTATCTGCTATCCAAGTCAGTCAAATGATGGGTGCAGATATATATGCTACAGTCGGGAGTGAGAAAAAGAAGGACTATCTGGTCGAGACCTACAACATCCCACGAGAACGAATCTTCAACTCGCGAGACGCCTCATTCCTTGATGGGGTGATGCAGCAGACAGCAGGAAAAGGAGTGGATCTTGTTCTGAATTCGCTCCCCGGCGAGCTCTTGCACGCTTCATGGAAGTGTGTTGCAAAGAACGGATCATTGCTTGAGCTCGGGAAGCGTGACCTTGCTGGATTTGGTCAGCTCGATATGAGTCGTTTCCTGGACAATCGATCGTACTGTGGTATCGACGTCATGTACATGATGAAGGAACAAGGCATTGTTCTCCGCGA CGTCTTGCAAAGAACTCTAGCTTTCTTTGAGCAGGGAAAGCTCCATCCACTGGAACCCATCACGTCGTTCGACGCAGCTGATATCAAGCAAGCCTTCCGCTATCTTCAGAGTGGCAATCATATTGGCAAAGTGATTCTGAAACTACCTGAGGACTTGTCGACTCTTGAAGCAAGAGCAACTGCTGAAAGCATCAAGTTCAATCCTGCTGCGGCCTACTTACTCGTCGGTGGCTCGGGGGGTCTTGGACGATCTCTGGCTATCTGGATGGCTGAACATGGTGCCAGACACCTCGTCTTCTTGTCAAGAAGTGTCACAACAAACAACCCAGTTTCAGCAGAACTTGAATCCATGGGATGCACTGTTACCATGATCAGAGGGAGTGTCAACAACCTTGAAGATGTCAAGGGAGCGATCGAAAAGTCACCGGCTCAGATCAAGGGCGTTTTCCATCTTGCAATGGTGCAAAGA GATTCTCCATTCCTTGACATGAAGTGGACGGATTGGAGAGACGCTAATGAACCAAAAGTCCACGGTACATGGAATCTTCATGAAGCGTTCCTTGGGCAGCCTCTGGACTACTTCTGGCTAGCCAGCTCTACCGTCACGGTTGTTGATCAGCCTGGACAGGGGAACTACAAAGCGGGATGTACTTTTATCGAGTCATTCTGTCAGTACCGGCATTCTCTTGGCCTCCCAGCTTCGGTCCTCTCCATTTGCCCCATTGAAGATGTCGGCTTTGTGGCCGAGAACCCGGCGGCACTTCGAAGCATCAAGCTGCAGGGCCTCTACACGCTGGGGGAGAAAGAGTTCTTGGACAGTGTGGAAGCTTCACTTGTCAATTCGATGGCACAGACAAGTCAGGACACGGGCAACTTTACGGATGTCTCATCAGATTCCCTATCCGCGTGGGAAAGCAAGGGACACATCATCATGGGGCTGAGATCAGAGCTTCACCTTGATAATCCCAAAAACCCAACCAACTGGCGTCGAGATCGACGGATGGGAATCTACCACAACCTAGCCATTGGAGAAGCATCTGACGCACGAGGCGAAAGCCACAGTCTCAAGGAATTTCTGCAGAGCTTGACCGATAGCGACGGCGCGGGTATCCTTGCCGAGGAGTCAACAGTCGATTTCTTGGCTGTGGAGATTGGAAGAAAGATCAACGATTTCTTGCTCAAGCCAGACACTACCATCGATACAAGCCTTCGACTTTCCGAGATGGGTCTGGATTCTCTGACGGCGATCGAGTTGCGAAGATGGTTCCGCCAGGCATCAGGGCTTCAGGTTAGCGTATTGGAAATGATGGGCGCTGCATCCTTGAGGCAGCTTGGAGAAACGGTGGCGGCGAGGCTTGGAGAGAAGGTGGCAGCGGGCTTGGCATGA